One segment of Solanum stenotomum isolate F172 chromosome 1, ASM1918654v1, whole genome shotgun sequence DNA contains the following:
- the LOC125853704 gene encoding uncharacterized protein LOC125853704: MTELLSMAMAMAVDDDMKDDSASLLDLNSIDSNKSRVVLSPEDVAWADSCLINDLAILDHGMDSLKHVLLDTFPSQTIFSAVMRDDSPQDSRIVPTIEETGISGIVDDTIYDFSPTNEQEGDTTRHLINNKDPDTFWSRINLENVFSSTYNEDMRVVEASDSEVDSEFSTFVEENLDDYIFKVWELDIPDEEDELVKQLNKALVGSSVDSIPPASENVEVLVDKLVDDIVSGLDDMSLNPTTD; the protein is encoded by the coding sequence ATGACTGAACTTCTCTCCATGGCCATGGCCATGGCCGTTGATGATGACATGAAAGATGACAGTGCTTCTCTGCTTGACCTCAATTCTATAGATAGCAACAAGAGTCGAGTTGTGCTTTCACCTGAGGATGTAGCATGGGCTGACTCATGCCTCATTAATGATCTTGCTATATTGGACCACGGCATGGATTCTTTGAAACATGTGTTACTGGACACTTTTCCTTCCCAAACAATCTTTTCTGCAGTGATGAGGGATGACTCTCCTCAAGACTCTCGTATTGTCCCCACCATTGAAGAGACAGGAATTTCAGGGATTGTAGATGACacgatttatgatttttctcCAACCAATGAACAAGAAGGGGACACTACTCGTCATCTGATTAATAACAAAGATCCAGATACTTTTTGGTCCAGAATTAacttagaaaatgttttttcttcCACCTATAACGAGGACATGAGAGTAGTTGAAGCCTCCGATTCTGAAGTAGATTCAGAGTTTTCAACATTTGTTGaggaaaatttggatgactatATATTCAAGGTCTGGGAACTTGACATTCCCGATGAGGAAGATGAACTTGTTAAACAGCTCAACAAAGCCCTTGTAGGAAGCTCCGTGGACTCCATCCCTCCAGCTTCTGAAAATGTTGAAGTACTGGTCGACAAGTTGGTTGATGATATCGTTTCTGGCCTCGATGACATGTCATTGAATCCAACGACTGATTAA